The genomic window CCCGCCGCCCTCGCGATCTCCTTGACCTTGTCGTCGAACTGCTTGATGTTCCCCGGATTCACCCGCACCGCCGCACACCCCGCGTCAATCGCCGCGAACACGTACTTCGGCTGGAAATGAATGTCCGCGATCACCGGGATCTGCGACTTCCGCGCGATCGTCGCCAACGCGTCCGCGTCATCCTGCGTCGGACACGCCACCCGCACGATCTGACAGCCCGACGCCGTCAGCTCCGCGATCTGCTGCAACGTCGCACCGATGTCCGACGTCCGCGTCGTCGTCATCGACTGCACCGACACAGGCGCGTCCCCACCGACCGCCACCGACCCGACCTGGATGCGCCGCGAGGGGCGGCGCACCGCGAGCGGCCGGGCCGGCAGTCCGGGGAGGCCCAGGGCGACTGGTACTCCAGTGGTCATGACGTCACCGGTTCCCGCCGATGGTCTCCCGCGCCGCTCGCAGGGATTCCTTGAGCGATCCCATGGTGGCGAGCACCGCGGTGGGCTCGTAGCCGCAGTGCGCCATGCAGTTGGCGCAGCGCGGGTCCTTGCCACGGCCGTACTTGTCCCAGTCGGTGTCCTCGATGAGCTCGCGGTAGGTGGGCACGTACCCGTCGCTCATCAGGTAGCAGGGCCGCTGCCAGCCGAACAGGGAGTAGTTGGGGATCGCCCAGGCCGTGCAGTCGAAGTCGGCCTTGCCTTCGAGGAAGTCCAGGAAGAGCGGGGAGTGGTTGAGCCGCCAGCGGCGGCGGTTGCCACCGGCGAAGGTTTTCTTGAAGAGCTCCCGGGTCTGTTCGACACCCAGGAAGTGCTCCTGGTCGGGGGCCTTCTCGTAGGCGTAGGCGGGCGAGATCATCATCTCGTCCACCTTGAGGTCGTCATTGAGGAAGTTCAGCACCTCGATGATGGTCTGCGGGGTGTCCGTGTTGAAGAAGGTGGAGTTGGTCGTCACCCGGAAGCCGAGCCGCTTGGCCTCCTTCATCGCCTCCACCGCCTCGTCGAAGACACCTTCCTTCGCGACGGACTCGTCGTGCCGCTCGCGCAGCCCGTCGATGTGCACCGCGAAGGCGAAGTAGGGCGAAGGGGTGAATTTCTCGAGCTTCTTGCGCATCAGCATGGCGTTGGTGCAGAGGAAGACGTACTTCTTCTTCGCCACCAGCTGACGCACGATCTCGTCGATCTGCGGGTGCATCAGCGGCTCACCGCCGGCGATGGACACCATCGGGGCACCTGATTCGAGCACAGCGCCCACCGCCTGCGCGACGGGCATGCGCTGCTTGAGCACACCGGCGG from Streptomyces sp. NBC_01341 includes these protein-coding regions:
- the hpnH gene encoding adenosyl-hopene transferase HpnH codes for the protein MAMPLRQSIKVATYLIEQKLRKREKFPLIVELEPLFACNLACEGCGKIQHPAGVLKQRMPVAQAVGAVLESGAPMVSIAGGEPLMHPQIDEIVRQLVAKKKYVFLCTNAMLMRKKLEKFTPSPYFAFAVHIDGLRERHDESVAKEGVFDEAVEAMKEAKRLGFRVTTNSTFFNTDTPQTIIEVLNFLNDDLKVDEMMISPAYAYEKAPDQEHFLGVEQTRELFKKTFAGGNRRRWRLNHSPLFLDFLEGKADFDCTAWAIPNYSLFGWQRPCYLMSDGYVPTYRELIEDTDWDKYGRGKDPRCANCMAHCGYEPTAVLATMGSLKESLRAARETIGGNR